From Pan troglodytes isolate AG18354 chromosome 11, NHGRI_mPanTro3-v2.0_pri, whole genome shotgun sequence, the proteins below share one genomic window:
- the NSMF gene encoding NMDA receptor synaptonuclear signaling and neuronal migration factor isoform X4 produces MGAAASRRRALRSEAMSSVAAKVRAARAFGEYLSQSHPENRNGADHLLADAYSGHDGSPEMQPAPQNKRRLSLVSNGCYEGSLSEEPSIRKPAGEGPQPRVYTISGEPALLPSPEAEAIELAVVKGRRQRHPHHHSQPLRASPGGSREDVSRPCQSWAGSRQGSKECPGCAQLAPGPTPRAFGLDQPPLPETSGRRKKLERMYSVDRVSDDIPIRTWFPKENLFSFQTATTTMQANFRKHLRMVGSRRVKAQSSDLQSSHCTLDEAFEDLDWDTEKGLEAVACDTEGFVPPKVMLISSKVPKAEYIPTIIRRDDPSIIPILYDHEHATFEDILEEIERKLNVYHKGAKIWKMLIFCQGGPGHLYLLKNKVATFAKVEKEEDMIHFWKRLSRLMSKVNPEPNVIHIMGCYILGNPNGEKLFQNLRTLMTPYRVTFESPLELSAQGKQMIETYFDFRLYRLWKSRQHSKLLDFDDVL; encoded by the exons ATGGGCGCCGCCGCCTCCAGGAGGAGGGCGCTGAGGAGCGAGGCCATGTCCTCGGTGGCGGCCAAAGTGCG AGCAGCCCGAGCGTTTGGAGAGTACCTGTCCCAGAGTCACCCTGAGAACCGCAACGGCGCAG ATCACCTGCTGGCTGATGCCTACTCTGGCCACGACGGGTCCCCCGAGATGCAGCCGGCCCCCCAGAACAAGCGCCGCCTGTCCCTCGTCTCCAACGGCTGCTACGAGGGCAGCCTCTCAGAGGAGCCCAGCATTAGAAAGCCCGCAGGCGAGGGCCCTCAGCCTCGAGTGTACACCATCTCTGGGGAGCCTGCCCTGCTGCCCAGCCCTGAGGCGGAGGCCATTGAGCTGGCGGTGGTGAAGGGGCGGCGGCAGCGGCACCCTCACCATCACAGCCAGCCCCTGCGCGCCAGCCCTGGTGGCAGCCGGGAGGACGTCAGCAGGCCCTGCCAGAGCTGGGCGGGCAGCCGCCAGGGCTCCAAGGAGTGCCCCGGATGTGCCCAGCTGGCTCCTGGCCCCACCCCTCGGGCCTTTGGGCTGGACCAGCCACCTCTGCCTGAGACCTCCGGTCGCCGCAAGAAGCTGGAGAGGATGTACAGCGTTGACCGTGTGTCTG ACGACATCCCCATTCGTACCTGGTTCCCCAAGGAAAATCTTTTCAGCTTCCAGACAGCAACCACAACTATGCAAGC GAACTTCCGCAAACACCTGCGCATGGTCGGCAGCCGGAGGGTGAAGGCCCAGA GCAGTGACCTGCAGAGCTCCCACTGCACGCTGGACGAGGCCTTCGAGGACCTGGACTGGGACACTGAGAAGGGCCTGGAGGCTGTGGCCTGCGACACCGAGGGCTTCGTGCCACCAAAGGTCATG CTCATTTCCTCCAAGGTGCCCAAGGCTGAGTACATCCCCACCATCATCCGCCGGGATGACCCCTCCATCATACCCATCCTCTAC GACCATGAGCACGCAACCTTCGAGGACATCCTTG AGGAGATAGAGAGGAAGCTGAACGTCTACCACAAGGGAGCCAAGATCTGGAAAATGCTGATTTTCTGCCAG GGAGGTCCTGGACACCTCTATCTCCTCAAGAACAAGGTGGCCACCTTTGCCAaagtggagaaggaagaggacATGATTCA CTTCTGGAAGCGGCTGAGCCGCCTGATGAGCAAAGTGAACCCAGAGCCGAACGTCATCCACATCATGGGCTGCTACATTCTGGGGAACCCCAACGGGGAGAAG CTGTTCCAGAACCTCAGGACCCTCATGACTCCTTATAGGGTCACCTTCGAGTCACCCCTGGAGCTCTCAGCCCAAG GGAAGCAGATGATCGAGACGTACTTTGACTTCCGGTTGTATCGCCTGTGGAAGAGCCGCCAGCACTCGAAGCTGCTGGACTTTGACGACGTCCTGTGA
- the NSMF gene encoding NMDA receptor synaptonuclear signaling and neuronal migration factor isoform X3, whose translation MGAAASRRRALRSEAMSSVAAKVRAARAFGEYLSQSHPENRNGADHLLADAYSGHDGSPEMQPAPQNKRRLSLVSNGCYEGSLSEEPSIRKPAGEGPQPRVYTISGEPALLPSPEAEAIELAVVKGRRQRHPHHHSQPLRASPGGSREDVSRPCQSWAGSRQGSKECPGCAQLAPGPTPRAFGLDQPPLPETSGRRKKLERMYSVDRVSDDIPIRTWFPKENLFSFQTATTTMQAVFRGYAERKRRKRENDSASVIQRNFRKHLRMVGSRRVKAQSSDLQSSHCTLDEAFEDLDWDTEKGLEAVACDTEGFVPPKVMLISSKVPKAEYIPTIIRRDDPSIIPILYDHEHATFEDILEEIERKLNVYHKGAKIWKMLIFCQGGPGHLYLLKNKVATFAKVEKEEDMIHFWKRLSRLMSKVNPEPNVIHIMGCYILGNPNGEKLFQNLRTLMTPYRVTFESPLELSAQGKQMIETYFDFRLYRLWKSRQHSKLLDFDDVL comes from the exons ATGGGCGCCGCCGCCTCCAGGAGGAGGGCGCTGAGGAGCGAGGCCATGTCCTCGGTGGCGGCCAAAGTGCG AGCAGCCCGAGCGTTTGGAGAGTACCTGTCCCAGAGTCACCCTGAGAACCGCAACGGCGCAG ATCACCTGCTGGCTGATGCCTACTCTGGCCACGACGGGTCCCCCGAGATGCAGCCGGCCCCCCAGAACAAGCGCCGCCTGTCCCTCGTCTCCAACGGCTGCTACGAGGGCAGCCTCTCAGAGGAGCCCAGCATTAGAAAGCCCGCAGGCGAGGGCCCTCAGCCTCGAGTGTACACCATCTCTGGGGAGCCTGCCCTGCTGCCCAGCCCTGAGGCGGAGGCCATTGAGCTGGCGGTGGTGAAGGGGCGGCGGCAGCGGCACCCTCACCATCACAGCCAGCCCCTGCGCGCCAGCCCTGGTGGCAGCCGGGAGGACGTCAGCAGGCCCTGCCAGAGCTGGGCGGGCAGCCGCCAGGGCTCCAAGGAGTGCCCCGGATGTGCCCAGCTGGCTCCTGGCCCCACCCCTCGGGCCTTTGGGCTGGACCAGCCACCTCTGCCTGAGACCTCCGGTCGCCGCAAGAAGCTGGAGAGGATGTACAGCGTTGACCGTGTGTCTG ACGACATCCCCATTCGTACCTGGTTCCCCAAGGAAAATCTTTTCAGCTTCCAGACAGCAACCACAACTATGCAAGC GGTGTTCAGGGGCTACGCGGAGAGGAAGCGCCGGAAACGGGAGAATGATTCCGCGTCTGTAATCCAGAG GAACTTCCGCAAACACCTGCGCATGGTCGGCAGCCGGAGGGTGAAGGCCCAGA GCAGTGACCTGCAGAGCTCCCACTGCACGCTGGACGAGGCCTTCGAGGACCTGGACTGGGACACTGAGAAGGGCCTGGAGGCTGTGGCCTGCGACACCGAGGGCTTCGTGCCACCAAAGGTCATG CTCATTTCCTCCAAGGTGCCCAAGGCTGAGTACATCCCCACCATCATCCGCCGGGATGACCCCTCCATCATACCCATCCTCTAC GACCATGAGCACGCAACCTTCGAGGACATCCTTG AGGAGATAGAGAGGAAGCTGAACGTCTACCACAAGGGAGCCAAGATCTGGAAAATGCTGATTTTCTGCCAG GGAGGTCCTGGACACCTCTATCTCCTCAAGAACAAGGTGGCCACCTTTGCCAaagtggagaaggaagaggacATGATTCA CTTCTGGAAGCGGCTGAGCCGCCTGATGAGCAAAGTGAACCCAGAGCCGAACGTCATCCACATCATGGGCTGCTACATTCTGGGGAACCCCAACGGGGAGAAG CTGTTCCAGAACCTCAGGACCCTCATGACTCCTTATAGGGTCACCTTCGAGTCACCCCTGGAGCTCTCAGCCCAAG GGAAGCAGATGATCGAGACGTACTTTGACTTCCGGTTGTATCGCCTGTGGAAGAGCCGCCAGCACTCGAAGCTGCTGGACTTTGACGACGTCCTGTGA
- the NSMF gene encoding NMDA receptor synaptonuclear signaling and neuronal migration factor isoform X2, with the protein MGAAASRRRALRSEAMSSVAAKVRAARAFGEYLSQSHPENRNGADHLLADAYSGHDGSPEMQPAPQNKRRLSLVSNGCYEGSLSEEPSIRKPAGEGPQPRVYTISGEPALLPSPEAEAIELAVVKGRRQRHPHHHSQPLRASPGGSREDVSRPCQSWAGSRQGSKECPGCAQLAPGPTPRAFGLDQPPLPETSGRRKKLERMYSVDRVSDDIPIRTWFPKENLFSFQTATTTMQANFRKHLRMVGSRRVKAQTFAERRERSFSRSWSDPTPMKADTSHDSRDSSDLQSSHCTLDEAFEDLDWDTEKGLEAVACDTEGFVPPKVMLISSKVPKAEYIPTIIRRDDPSIIPILYDHEHATFEDILEEIERKLNVYHKGAKIWKMLIFCQGGPGHLYLLKNKVATFAKVEKEEDMIHFWKRLSRLMSKVNPEPNVIHIMGCYILGNPNGEKLFQNLRTLMTPYRVTFESPLELSAQGKQMIETYFDFRLYRLWKSRQHSKLLDFDDVL; encoded by the exons ATGGGCGCCGCCGCCTCCAGGAGGAGGGCGCTGAGGAGCGAGGCCATGTCCTCGGTGGCGGCCAAAGTGCG AGCAGCCCGAGCGTTTGGAGAGTACCTGTCCCAGAGTCACCCTGAGAACCGCAACGGCGCAG ATCACCTGCTGGCTGATGCCTACTCTGGCCACGACGGGTCCCCCGAGATGCAGCCGGCCCCCCAGAACAAGCGCCGCCTGTCCCTCGTCTCCAACGGCTGCTACGAGGGCAGCCTCTCAGAGGAGCCCAGCATTAGAAAGCCCGCAGGCGAGGGCCCTCAGCCTCGAGTGTACACCATCTCTGGGGAGCCTGCCCTGCTGCCCAGCCCTGAGGCGGAGGCCATTGAGCTGGCGGTGGTGAAGGGGCGGCGGCAGCGGCACCCTCACCATCACAGCCAGCCCCTGCGCGCCAGCCCTGGTGGCAGCCGGGAGGACGTCAGCAGGCCCTGCCAGAGCTGGGCGGGCAGCCGCCAGGGCTCCAAGGAGTGCCCCGGATGTGCCCAGCTGGCTCCTGGCCCCACCCCTCGGGCCTTTGGGCTGGACCAGCCACCTCTGCCTGAGACCTCCGGTCGCCGCAAGAAGCTGGAGAGGATGTACAGCGTTGACCGTGTGTCTG ACGACATCCCCATTCGTACCTGGTTCCCCAAGGAAAATCTTTTCAGCTTCCAGACAGCAACCACAACTATGCAAGC GAACTTCCGCAAACACCTGCGCATGGTCGGCAGCCGGAGGGTGAAGGCCCAGA CGTTCGCTGAGCGGCGCGAGCGGAGCTTCAGCCGGTCCTGGAGCGACCCCACCCCCATGAAAGCCGACACTTCCCACGACTCCCGAGACA GCAGTGACCTGCAGAGCTCCCACTGCACGCTGGACGAGGCCTTCGAGGACCTGGACTGGGACACTGAGAAGGGCCTGGAGGCTGTGGCCTGCGACACCGAGGGCTTCGTGCCACCAAAGGTCATG CTCATTTCCTCCAAGGTGCCCAAGGCTGAGTACATCCCCACCATCATCCGCCGGGATGACCCCTCCATCATACCCATCCTCTAC GACCATGAGCACGCAACCTTCGAGGACATCCTTG AGGAGATAGAGAGGAAGCTGAACGTCTACCACAAGGGAGCCAAGATCTGGAAAATGCTGATTTTCTGCCAG GGAGGTCCTGGACACCTCTATCTCCTCAAGAACAAGGTGGCCACCTTTGCCAaagtggagaaggaagaggacATGATTCA CTTCTGGAAGCGGCTGAGCCGCCTGATGAGCAAAGTGAACCCAGAGCCGAACGTCATCCACATCATGGGCTGCTACATTCTGGGGAACCCCAACGGGGAGAAG CTGTTCCAGAACCTCAGGACCCTCATGACTCCTTATAGGGTCACCTTCGAGTCACCCCTGGAGCTCTCAGCCCAAG GGAAGCAGATGATCGAGACGTACTTTGACTTCCGGTTGTATCGCCTGTGGAAGAGCCGCCAGCACTCGAAGCTGCTGGACTTTGACGACGTCCTGTGA
- the NSMF gene encoding NMDA receptor synaptonuclear signaling and neuronal migration factor isoform X1 — protein sequence MGAAASRRRALRSEAMSSVAAKVRAARAFGEYLSQSHPENRNGADHLLADAYSGHDGSPEMQPAPQNKRRLSLVSNGCYEGSLSEEPSIRKPAGEGPQPRVYTISGEPALLPSPEAEAIELAVVKGRRQRHPHHHSQPLRASPGGSREDVSRPCQSWAGSRQGSKECPGCAQLAPGPTPRAFGLDQPPLPETSGRRKKLERMYSVDRVSDDIPIRTWFPKENLFSFQTATTTMQAVFRGYAERKRRKRENDSASVIQRNFRKHLRMVGSRRVKAQTFAERRERSFSRSWSDPTPMKADTSHDSRDSSDLQSSHCTLDEAFEDLDWDTEKGLEAVACDTEGFVPPKVMLISSKVPKAEYIPTIIRRDDPSIIPILYDHEHATFEDILEEIERKLNVYHKGAKIWKMLIFCQGGPGHLYLLKNKVATFAKVEKEEDMIHFWKRLSRLMSKVNPEPNVIHIMGCYILGNPNGEKLFQNLRTLMTPYRVTFESPLELSAQGKQMIETYFDFRLYRLWKSRQHSKLLDFDDVL from the exons ATGGGCGCCGCCGCCTCCAGGAGGAGGGCGCTGAGGAGCGAGGCCATGTCCTCGGTGGCGGCCAAAGTGCG AGCAGCCCGAGCGTTTGGAGAGTACCTGTCCCAGAGTCACCCTGAGAACCGCAACGGCGCAG ATCACCTGCTGGCTGATGCCTACTCTGGCCACGACGGGTCCCCCGAGATGCAGCCGGCCCCCCAGAACAAGCGCCGCCTGTCCCTCGTCTCCAACGGCTGCTACGAGGGCAGCCTCTCAGAGGAGCCCAGCATTAGAAAGCCCGCAGGCGAGGGCCCTCAGCCTCGAGTGTACACCATCTCTGGGGAGCCTGCCCTGCTGCCCAGCCCTGAGGCGGAGGCCATTGAGCTGGCGGTGGTGAAGGGGCGGCGGCAGCGGCACCCTCACCATCACAGCCAGCCCCTGCGCGCCAGCCCTGGTGGCAGCCGGGAGGACGTCAGCAGGCCCTGCCAGAGCTGGGCGGGCAGCCGCCAGGGCTCCAAGGAGTGCCCCGGATGTGCCCAGCTGGCTCCTGGCCCCACCCCTCGGGCCTTTGGGCTGGACCAGCCACCTCTGCCTGAGACCTCCGGTCGCCGCAAGAAGCTGGAGAGGATGTACAGCGTTGACCGTGTGTCTG ACGACATCCCCATTCGTACCTGGTTCCCCAAGGAAAATCTTTTCAGCTTCCAGACAGCAACCACAACTATGCAAGC GGTGTTCAGGGGCTACGCGGAGAGGAAGCGCCGGAAACGGGAGAATGATTCCGCGTCTGTAATCCAGAG GAACTTCCGCAAACACCTGCGCATGGTCGGCAGCCGGAGGGTGAAGGCCCAGA CGTTCGCTGAGCGGCGCGAGCGGAGCTTCAGCCGGTCCTGGAGCGACCCCACCCCCATGAAAGCCGACACTTCCCACGACTCCCGAGACA GCAGTGACCTGCAGAGCTCCCACTGCACGCTGGACGAGGCCTTCGAGGACCTGGACTGGGACACTGAGAAGGGCCTGGAGGCTGTGGCCTGCGACACCGAGGGCTTCGTGCCACCAAAGGTCATG CTCATTTCCTCCAAGGTGCCCAAGGCTGAGTACATCCCCACCATCATCCGCCGGGATGACCCCTCCATCATACCCATCCTCTAC GACCATGAGCACGCAACCTTCGAGGACATCCTTG AGGAGATAGAGAGGAAGCTGAACGTCTACCACAAGGGAGCCAAGATCTGGAAAATGCTGATTTTCTGCCAG GGAGGTCCTGGACACCTCTATCTCCTCAAGAACAAGGTGGCCACCTTTGCCAaagtggagaaggaagaggacATGATTCA CTTCTGGAAGCGGCTGAGCCGCCTGATGAGCAAAGTGAACCCAGAGCCGAACGTCATCCACATCATGGGCTGCTACATTCTGGGGAACCCCAACGGGGAGAAG CTGTTCCAGAACCTCAGGACCCTCATGACTCCTTATAGGGTCACCTTCGAGTCACCCCTGGAGCTCTCAGCCCAAG GGAAGCAGATGATCGAGACGTACTTTGACTTCCGGTTGTATCGCCTGTGGAAGAGCCGCCAGCACTCGAAGCTGCTGGACTTTGACGACGTCCTGTGA